The window aatgtcactaacctcattccatagttcatcaggcattctatcagatctaggcccttaaatctatttctcacttccactgtataatcataaggggtttgatttaggtcatacctaaatggtctaatggttttccctactttcttcaatttaagtctgaatttggcaataaggagttcatgatctgagccacagtcagctcccagtcttgtttttgttgactgtatacagcttctccatctttggcttcaaagaatacaataagtctgatttcggtgttgaccatctggtgatgtccatgtgtagagtcttctcttgtgttgttggaagagggtgtttgctatgaccagtgcattttcttggcaaaactctattagtctttcccctgcttcattctgtattccaaagccaaatttgcctgttactccaggtgtttcttgacttcctacttttgaattccagtcccctataatgaaaaggatatcttttttgggtgttagttctaaaaggtcttataggtcttcatagaaccgttcaacttcagcttcttcagcattactggttggggcatagacttggattactgtgatattgaatggtttgccttggaaatgaacaaagttcattctgtcatttttgagattgcatccaagtacttcatttcaaactcttttgttgactatgatggctactccatttcttctgagggattcctgcctgcagtagtagatataatggtcatctgagttaaattaacacattccagtccattttagttccctgattcctagaatgtcaacattcactcttgccatcccttgtttgaccacttccaatttgccttgattcatggacctggcattccaggttcctatgcaatattgctctttacagaatcggaccttgcttctgtcaccagtcatatccacaactgagtattatttttgctttggctccatcccttcattctttctggagttatttctccactgatctccagtagcatatggggcacttactgacctggggagttcctctttcagtatcctatcattttgtcttttcatactattcatggggttctcaaggcaagaatactgaagtggtttgccattcccttctccagtggaccacactctgtcagatctctccaccatgacccgcctgtcttgggtggccccacaggcatggcttagtttcattgagttagacaaggctgtgattcaaaggggattagattggctagtttacTGTGAGTATGCTTTCAATGTGGCTgctctatatataaaatataaatatgaggtatatttaatatataaatataaataatatataaatatttttatataaattaatgtataaatatatattcatttcagttcagtagctcagtcatgtccgactctttgtgaccccatgaattgcagcacaccacgcctccctgtccatcaccacctcccagagtttaccaaaactcacatccatcgagtcggtgatgccatccagccatctcatcctctgtcgtccccttctcctcctgcccccaatccctcccagcatcagagtcttttccaatgagtcaactcttcacttgaggtggccaaagtattggcgtttcagctttagcatcagtccttccaaagaactcccaggactgatcttcagaatggactggttggatctccttgcaatccaagggactctcaagagtcttctccaacaccacagttcaaaagcatcacttcttcagcgctcagctttcttcacagtccaactctcacatccatacgtgaccactggaaaaaccatagccttgactagacggacctttgttggcaaagtaatgtctctgcttttgaatatgctatctaggttggtcataactttccttccaaggagtaagcgtcttttaatttcatggcttcagtcaccatctgcagtgattttggagcccaaaaagataaagtctgacattatttccatttccctatctatttcccatgaagtgatgggaccagatgccatgatcttcgttttctgaatgttgagctttaagccaactttttcactttcctctttcactttcatcaagctttttagttcctcttcactttctgccataagggtggtgtcatctgcatatctgaggttattgatatttctcccggaaatcttgattccagcttgtgcttcttccagcccagcatttctcatgatgtactctgcacataagttaaataagcagggtgacaatatacagccttgacatactccttttcctatttggaaccagtctctagTTAatagtatataatgtatataatataataatatattatataatatttaataatatgtcatatattatatattttattatttatgtaatattatatagtgtgtaataatatttattattatataatgcatattaaatataatatatctgatataataaaataataatgttattatttaatatatataataatataagtatgtataatataatatataactatatattaacTAATATATTAACTATAATAATTCCTTGTTATAAATAAACAGTgctcttaaaatagaaaatattattacCCTTGGGATCAGCTTATTCCCCATGTCACTTCTTAATTTTTCTAAACCTTTCTGTCTGCCACTGGTGGAATTTGGTACAACAACCAAAATTATATCTGTCCATATTATTCCTTAAAATTTTCTACCTCGTTTCCTGTATTTTGTGATTATTATGTAATGGAAGCATTGTAAAATCAAAAATTTATGAATACATATTACTGAtggtataaagtaaaaataaaaatgttctaaaaaatataaatgaataatttcttaaaagaatataaaattcaaaagtaaGAAATCTTGAAGACTTGGAACAATCAGGTCATGTTCAACATGAATTTTCCAACTCTACATTCACACTAACCGGTAGACCTCACTGTCTCCTAGACTACAGAGAGGGGAGTGAGGGGAAGAGGAGCACACACTTACTCCTTTTCAGGTGTGCATGCTGaaagcaggagcctggtgggctacagtccaaagtgtcgCAGACTAACCATGCACACATGTAAGCAGGAATAAATATACTTGTATAAAGAATAATGAAGAGCTGAGGCAAGGTTAAGGCCCACTGGTGAGGAGCACTGGCTGAGATGCAGGCGGCAGCAGCCGCGGGGCCTGGTGAGGAGACCATGGGCGCCTCAACCTCCTGGGGCCTGCTCTCCCGCGTCCCAGCTCCGCACCGCGAACCACAGGAGGCTCCGAGCCTGAACCAACTGCCCATCGAGATGCTCCGGAACGTGCTGAGCTACCTGCCTCCAAGCACGCTGCTCTGGCACTGCCGCCCGGTGTGCCAGCACTGGCGAGACCTGGTGGACGGCTGGGACCTATGGCGGAGCATCCTGCCCTGGAAACACCCCGACCTGTGGCCTGTCATCCTCATCTGCCTGCCCCCTGCTGACAACCCCAGGCCCTGCATCCTGGGCCGCTTCTGCGAGCTCAGACCCATAGGACGCAAGCTCACTGCGAACACCCCGAGCAAAGACCTCTGGAACTGTATGATGCTGAACGGTAGCAATGGCTCGGAGGAAGAGGAAGACTTGGGTGTCAGACTGAAGACTTCTGGGGAGACGAGCTACAGTCTTGCCTACAGGTGTTGGTACAAGGGAGAAATTTCGGACATGGAGGAGGAGGGTCTGTGTCGGGAACTCCTGGATAGTGGAAATATTTGGATTTCTGTCTGTCACTGCTGGACAGAACAACAAGGCAGTAATCGGATGTATCAGGTAGTCTTCAAGCTTCTAGATGCCAACTATGCCATCTCGCATTATTTCTTCCATAAACGTTTTTCTATCCGGCCACGGACAGGCAGTTTCTCCTTTCGGATCATGCATGCATTCACCAGCATCAAGAAGGGCGTCCACTTTGTGTTGTTTGACCACAGTGTCAAGGGGTAAGATTCATGGCCTGAGCAGTGTGGAGTCTGCAGGCCCCAATTCAGTGTCATCATACAGATCCATCCCTAGGCTGTCCCAACCTAACTGTGACTTCCAGGAGCTGGGACCATTGGCCAGACCACCTCAGTAGTCAAAACTTGTAGCTCCTGGCATCATGGGATCTCTCCTGGATCGAATCAAGGGTCTTACTGTGCCCTGTCTTTAAATTCTATGAGAAACTACAGTAAGAACATTCTTACTTGAGGATTACTGACTGAACGCAGCCCCTGTTCTATGGAGTGGAGACACACGGGTGAAAACAAGGAAATGGTGAGAGGGCTCCTCACTCACTGCCCAATGCCAGGCCCCTCTGGTTCGGCCTCCATGCCCTCTGCCCTTGTCTTCTGTTTCTGCTGCAGACTTCATTGATCACTTCCAAGAAACCCTCTCCTCATGTCTGAACCAGAAACTCATCCCTCTGGCTGAGTAATTCCAGTCTCTAACCTTCTGTGATTTCAAGACTGTGACCAGGACTCAGAGCTGAAAGTTAAACTAGCTCAAAAAATTGTTTAGAGGCAGAGGGTTCTGCCCACCCTATGAACAATGAATTTGGTCCCCAGAGCCCAACCCTATTGTGGATTCTATGGTGGATAGAATTATTTGGTtagtttgaaattctttttgAATATGGAGATAATAAACCAGGAATGTATCTtccaaaaaaaagaacagtgaaaaGAGAGTTAGAacaatacattttagaaatataatgtCCATGCATTGAAAGCTATCACTATTGAAGTGTTATATGTTATGTAGCTTTTCAAGTATCTGGAGGTCTTCCTCTTATTGATCTACATTTTTACTTAATACAAATGTAACATATCACAATCTAAGAGATGCAGCCAAAGCAgtacttaaataaaatattatagtacTGAACACTTAGAACATTAAAATAACATCTTAAGtcaataaattaaattttcaccACAATAAATTCTAAAAGTCATAGTGAAATAAATccaaatcaaacaaaaggaagaaaaaccaaaaagactagaaatcaccaaaactaaaaaaaaagatagataaaGTCAATCAAGTAAAAAGCTGATACTTTGTAAACTTTATAaagtaaatgtgatttttaaaaaatagacaatgaAAAAAGACATATCAAATGTATTAAACACAAAGAATGAGAGTTGGCACATtgaaatatatagatattattAAAGGGTTAATAAAGATGCTTTTAATAACTCTTTGTCTATAAAATTGCCAATAAGATGAAATGGACTGATTCCTCAAAACTCACAAACTatcagggtatctttccaacccagggattgaacctgtatcttttaggtctcctgtattttcagatggattctttaccactagcaccacctgggaagacacaTGATATTTATATCTATACCTGTATCTAGATATCTAATCTATATCTTTATCTGttaacatatattaattttaaaatattcaattgtTAAGTTTAATGAGAAACTACAGCAAACCAATTGGGGCAGCCtgaggatcacaaagaatcagacacgactgaagcaactgagcacacagacatgcacacacagcccCGGAAATCATACATCCagtttctggaaaaacatctctgtgtgtttgtatgtgtatatgtgtgcatgtttgcaaaagactgagggcaagagggaaagggagcaacagaggatgagatggttggatggcatcaccatttcTCTCCCTCATTCgatcaattttgagttaatttttaaagaaggttTTATGGTTTATATAGAAGTTcaggggtttttgttgttgtttgtttctttggattTGCATGTGCAATGCTTTAATAACTTTTTTaagacaatatatttttttcttaaatatattgaatgattttgaacctttgtcaaaaatcagttagTCAGATTTGTgttgggaaaatttttaaatgtcttagaTTCCATTGGTCTAGTACCTACTCCTCCATCAACATTAGATGTCTTAATTCTCCTAGGATATTTATGTGCTTGCGTaccaagtagcttcagtcatatccgactctctgtgacccaatggactgtaggccgcagggttcctctgtccatgagattctccaggcaagaatcccgaAGTCAGTTGCCTTGTTATTTAAAGCACTACAGAATAGAGTAAGACATCACTGAAAAGGAGTGCTATGGCCAGGGGCATTTTTGGTTGCTTTCCAAAATATTTGAATGGCTAGTATAATGAGTTGGTTCGATTATACATTGATACAGGAGAGAACTAATTCCCAAGGCCAAAAGAAATCTATTTCTAGTTAAAGAGCACTATTTGctttggagggaaaaaataatttagaaagacATTTGCAACACCTAACATTCAAATTGTTTAAAGTTTAATATCAATAGAACaacatttaaaatactgtgtATCAAAGAAAGAAGTAACTTGATTCCAATCCAGGAAGGTAAGCGTGAACTCTTATATCAAAAGTGTGTTTACATTTTAGATTGATTTTCTTAACTAATCACACCTTAAATATCAAAGTTTATAAAGCCCAAATATTTACAGGCTATTAagataatatattaaatttaacaaGTTAGACTGTATTTCAGGCAACATCTTCATTATTCTGTTAGAAAATTAGTGAGATAAAtgactaaaataattttgaaatgtattgtTAGTTTTAATGtaacaaaagttattaaaatagttgaggcagttttaaagaaaattttaaacgtAGAAAAACTTACTTAAGAAGGCAGTaattggtttcttttaaaatgttttaaaagtgtttGCATACTACCCTCAatgaaatacagtattatttttgaagaaacactattttgaaaagtattagttgctcagttgtgtccaactccttgttctcatggactgtagccctccaggctcctctgtccatggaattttcccacaagaatattggagttgtcAGTAGCTATTCCGTTCTCAAGGGGATCTAtgtgacccaggggtcaaacccaggtctcctgcagtgcaggtagactctttaccatctgagccaacaggaaagtcTTCTTGAAAAGGAATCTAACATTttagggcattaaaaaaaatcattgatgtTATGCTTTTCTGATTAAACAAATACTACAAAATCAGACTACAAATATAACTGTATTTGTCCTCATCCAGAGGCAGTTAGAGTCCTGAGGTCATTAGCTAAGTAAAAGAGAAATTGGCCTGCATCCCTAAGAAAAGAAGCCAacctaaaggaaaaacaaacaaacaaaaagtctcaATTAAAAAAGCCTGTTTACTATTCACTTGGAAGGACTTCTACAAAAGAAAAGTTTGAGTAGAATTAATTTTAGAGTAGTGATGTGACACTGCCTTTCTCTATGTACAGTGAAGGGGTATAAGTATAAAATCAAATCACAATACCAATCTCATCTCCAGTATTAGGTGTAGATTGAAAACactggtgatggtttagtcactgtcctgtctgactcttgtgatccccatggactgcagcccaccaggctcctcaatccaagagatttcccaggcaatactggagcgggttgccatttccttctcaaggggatcttcctgacccagaaattagacccatgtctcctgcattacaggtggagtctttattgctgagccaccagggattcacTAAGGTGAATATTTTGTTATGAAAATACTCAGAATAATTCATAGGTTGTGGCTTTtccatctttctctccctctcttctttctttccctccctctctccttccctcccttcttccctctttctttcctcctttcccctctctccccctctctttctcttgtcctctttttccttttctctctttatatTGCTTGAATTTCACTCAGCTCATACTCATTTTATTGCTTAAgtatcatttgaaaaaataaaatgtggagaGCCTTATAGTAGATGTGGTGGATAATACCATCATCTCTGTATTGCGTGTGTGaatgtgtgctcaattgtgtctgactctttggtagcccatcaggctcctctgtccatggaattttccaggcaagaatgctggagagggttgctatctct is drawn from Bos indicus isolate NIAB-ARS_2022 breed Sahiwal x Tharparkar chromosome 26, NIAB-ARS_B.indTharparkar_mat_pri_1.0, whole genome shotgun sequence and contains these coding sequences:
- the LOC109578952 gene encoding F-box only protein 27-like, whose amino-acid sequence is MQAAAAAGPGEETMGASTSWGLLSRVPAPHREPQEAPSLNQLPIEMLRNVLSYLPPSTLLWHCRPVCQHWRDLVDGWDLWRSILPWKHPDLWPVILICLPPADNPRPCILGRFCELRPIGRKLTANTPSKDLWNCMMLNGSNGSEEEEDLGVRLKTSGETSYSLAYRCWYKGEISDMEEEGLCRELLDSGNIWISVCHCWTEQQGSNRMYQVVFKLLDANYAISHYFFHKRFSIRPRTGSFSFRIMHAFTSIKKGVHFVLFDHSVKG